The Bacteroidota bacterium DNA window TTCCAAAGGTCAGGGGAATTTAGAAGGTCTAATATCATTAAATGATAAAAGAATATTTTTTTTATTGATGGTGAAATGCGATGTAATTGCAGAATTACTTTGGGCGCCGGTTGGTTCTTTTGTGGTATATAATTCACAATTTATTAATGCAAAAATCTAAAGGTGTATTTGTTATGGAAAAAATAAAAATTGGAATTATTATTTGTGACAGATACCGTTCTTGCGCCGGAAGTAAATGCTTTAAAGCATTTCAAAACAGAGAGGGTGCATTTTCGCTATACAAAAATACGGATGCTGAAATAGCAGCCTTTACATCTTGTGGCGGTTGCCCCGGTGGAAATATTGAATATGCGCCGGAAGAAATGAAAAAAAACGGAGTTACCCACATCCATTTTGCAACTGGTTTTTTGGTGGGCTATCCGCCTTGTCCTTACATGAATTATTTTGAGAAATTTATTACTGAAAAATATGGTATAACGGTAGTTTTTGGAACGCATCCGATTCCTCAAAAATATTTTATTCCCCACAATAAAC harbors:
- a CDS encoding CGGC domain-containing protein translates to MEKIKIGIIICDRYRSCAGSKCFKAFQNREGAFSLYKNTDAEIAAFTSCGGCPGGNIEYAPEEMKKNGVTHIHFATGFLVGYPPCPYMNYFEKFITEKYGITVVFGTHPIPQKYFIPHNKLNTWKGDFSQKVIQNTLGDEQTRLNYD